One Pichia kudriavzevii chromosome 3, complete sequence genomic window carries:
- a CDS encoding uncharacterized protein (PKUD0C00190), which produces MSGIKGIQIAKGLPLEILQRVINISLQRWFNISEILQFILDNYDVLDTDPFMRLVSLKNIELTLFFDDSLRFGYKFCGFDTIKLNNERALKFEELLKNGRLSISRICVYKNVKHLLFLLKYSPLNHFPDYVEIPHIALKQPLHKDINIEEEYLRDIPQILKNTRGDNQFTFHIQKFDEPENISDLSELVLFLNSLSDTRAEYEITFGLISTSESLSPSSVYGLTTMLKKYETPRVKFNLMLSNIPLENKFPEYITEFSCYGLSLRGRPIDLNWKMGDQAIFRYDGDLLTISEYMQNLNLRGLLDYIQSVNIFINSDRMEELCCHKYLLPFNVNTLTLIYDEKDETVVDLSFLDVDGKTYLNTLRIVKPSCPTVRVINIKHLQDRIKNLILAMGEHPDRKWEFLDRDLGLDNIYSNVPMVGKALPHDSPLIQNRFISMIHLD; this is translated from the coding sequence ATGAGTGGGATCAAGGGAATACAAATTGCAAAAGGACTTCCGCTGGAAATACTTCAACGTGTCATCAACATCTCGCTGCAGAGATGGTTCAACATTTCAGAGATACTTCAATTCATTCTCGACAATTACGATGTGCTCGATACAGACCCATTCATGCGGTTGGTAAGCTTAAAGAATATCGAGCTCacattattttttgatgattcatTGAGATTTGGGTACAAATTTTGTGGTTTCGATACTATCAAACTTAATAATGAGCGTGCGTTGAAGTTTGAAGagttattgaagaatggTCGTTTGTCAATATCGAGAATTTGTGTGTATAAAAATGTTAAGCATTTGTTATTCCTACTGAAATACTCACCATTAAATCATTTTCCAGATTACGTGGAGATCCCACATATTGCCTTGAAACAACCACTACACAAAGATAtcaatattgaagaagaatatcTGAGGGATATTCCACAAATACTCAAAAATACCAGGGGTGATAACCAATTCACATTTCACATTCAGAAATTTGATGAACCGGAAAATATAAGTGATCTTTCAGAATTGGTTCTGTTTCTGAATTCCCTTTCAGATACCAGAGCAGAATATGAAATTACGTTTGGGCTCATTTCAACCTCTGAAAGCCTAAGTCCTTCTAGTGTTTATGGTTTGACAACCATGctaaaaaaatatgaaacGCCAAGAgtcaaattcaatttgatgttgTCAAACATACCACTAGAAAATAAGTTTCCTGAATACATCACCGAATTTTCCTGTTATGGGCTGAGCCTACGTGGAAGACCTATAGACTTAAATTGGAAGATGGGTGACCAAGCAATCTTTAGGTATGACGGGGATTTGCTTACAATATCGGAATATATgcaaaatttaaatttacGAGGTTTACTGGATTACATTCAAAGTGTAAATATATTCATCAACTCGGACCGCATGGAAGAATTGTGTTGTCACAAATACCTGCTTCCTTTTAACGTTAACACTTTAACTTTGATCTACGATGAAAAAGATGAGACAGTCGTCGATTTGAGCTTTTTGGATGTGGATGGAAAGACTTACTTGAACACCTTAAGAATTGTAAAACCTTCGTGTCCCACCGTGAGGGTTATAAATATTAAGCATCTACAAGACAGAATCAAGAATCTCATCCTTGCTATGGGAGAACATCCGGATAGAAAATGGGAATTTCTTGATCGTGACCTTGGCCTAGATAACATATATTCCAATGTTCCCATGGTTGGTAAAGCGCTCCCCCACGATTCTCCGTTGATACAGAACAGGTTTATCTCTATGATCCACCTGGATTGA
- a CDS encoding uncharacterized protein (PKUD0C00170; similar to Saccharomyces cerevisiae YGR144W (THI4); ancestral locus Anc_5.141) has translation MASATTTTIAQESVPISLKTTNVANKDSKVAKATEAVYDWDTFKFAPIRESQVSRAMTSRYFKDLDKYAESDIVIVGAGSSGLTAAYILGKSRPDLKIAIIEANVAVGGGCFLGGQLFSSMVLRKPADVFIKELGLEYEDEGNYIVVKHAALFITKLCSKVLELPNVKLFNATCVEDLITRPTETGVRVAGVVTNWTLVSMHHDDQSCMDPNTINAKVIISCTGHDGPMGAFCVKRLVSQGLIKRNLMGCLDMNKAEDAIVTKTREVFPGLVVAGMELSECDSSNRMGPTFGAMVLSGIKAAEEALNVFDLRAKQDAESY, from the exons AT gGCATCAGCTACCACAACCACTATTGCGCAAGAATCAGTGCCaatctctttgaaaacCACCAATGTCGCCAACAAAGACTCCAAGGTTGCAAAGGCAACTGAGGCAGTCTATGACTGGGATACCTTCAAGTTTGCTCCAATCAGAGAATCCCAAGTCTCAAGAGCAATGACTTCAAGATACTTCAAAGACTTGGATAAATATGCAGAATCAGATATCGTTATTGTTGGTGCTGGATCATCAGGTTTGACTGCTGCCTACATTTTGGGTAAGTCTAGACCAGACTTAAAGATTGCAATAATCGAAGCAAACGTTGCTGTTGGTGGTGGTTGCTTCCTCGGTGGTCAATTGTTTTCCTCCATGGTCTTGAGGAAACCAGCCGATGTCTTCATCAAAGAGCTCGGCTTGGAATATGAGGATGAAGGCAACTATATCGTTGTGAAACATGCTGCTCTATTCATTACAAAGTTATGCTCCAAGGTCTTGGAATTACCAAATGTTAAGTTGTTCAATGCCACCTGTGTGGAAGACTTAATCACTAGACCAACTGAAACCGGTGTTAGGGTTGCTGGCGTGGTCACCAATTGGACCTTGGTTTCAATGCATCACGATGACCAGTCTTGTATGGATCCAAACACCATCAATGCTAAGGTCATTATCTCTTGTACCGGTCACGATGGTCCAATGGGTGCATTTTGCGTAAAGAGATTGGTAAGTCAGGGATTaatcaagagaaacttGATGGGTTGTCTAGACATGAACAAGGCGGAAGATGCCATTGTTACTAAAACCAGGGAAGTCTTCCCAGGTTTGGTTGTTGCTGGTATGGAATTGAGTGAATGCGACTCTTCCAACAGAATGGGTCCAACTTTCGGTGCAATGGTTTTATCTGGTATCAAGGCTGCTGAGGAAGCACTCAACGTTTTTGACCTTAGAGCAAAGCAAGATGCAGAGTCTTACTAA
- a CDS encoding uncharacterized protein (PKUD0C00160; similar to Saccharomyces cerevisiae YDL244W (THI13)): MSTNKITFSLNWQPAPYHIPIYYAQIKGYFKDEGLDIAILEPSNPSDVTELIGSGKIDMGLKAMIHTLAAKARGFPVTSVASLLDEPFTGILYLKSSGITNDFSTIKGKKIGYVGEFGKIQLDELCKYHGLKESDYTAVRCGMNVAKYIIEGKIDGGIGIECIQQVELEEYCKQKGLDEQEVQMMRIDRVACLGCCCFCSICYIANDEFLKNNTEKVRSFLKAIKKATTEILAAPQDCWETYVDFKPQLNNSLSYKQFERCYAYFSASLFNVDRDWQKVTNYGKRLEILPPDYKANYTNALVPGEEPAETVDPTEAQRLMAVHQEEVRKNGGFHRLAI, encoded by the coding sequence ATGAGTACTAACAAAATCACCTTCTCTCTAAACTGGCAACCTGCCCCATACCATATCCCCATCTACTATGCCCAAATTAAGGGTTACTTTAAGGATGAAGGACTCGATATTGCTATCTTGGAGCCTTCGAATCCTTCAGATGTGACCGAGTTGATTGGTTCGGGTAAGATTGACATGGGTTTGAAGGCAATGATTCATACACTTGCGGCCAAAGCACGTGGCTTTCCTGTAACTTCGGTTGCATCCTTGTTGGATGAACCCTTCACAGGTATTCTATATCTTAAATCGAGTGGAATCACTAATGATTTCTCAACCATTAAGGGAAAGAAAATCGGCTACGTCGGGGAGTTTGGTAAGATTCAATTAGACGAACTCTGCAAATACCATGGTCTCAAGGAGAGTGACTATACCGCTGTCAGATGTGGTATGAATGTCGCAAAGTACATCATCGAGGGGAAGATCGATGgtggtattggtattgaGTGTATCCAGCAAGTTGAGCTGGAAGAATACTGTAAACAAAAGGGTTTGGATGAACAAGAAGTCCAAATGATGAGGATTGATCGGGTTGCCTGCTTAGGCTGCTGCTGTTTCTGCTCTATTTGCTACATTGCCAACGATGAGTTTCTTAAGAATAACACAGAGAAAGTCAGGTCTTTCTTGAAGGCAATCAAAAAAGCAACTACCGAAATTCTTGCTGCACCACAGGATTGTTGGGAAACCTATGTTGACTTTAAACCTCAATTGAACAACAGTCTCTCATACAAACAGTTTGAAAGATGCTATGCTTACTTTTCAGCATCGTTGTTTAATGTTGACCGAGACTGGCAAAAGGTCACCAACTATGGTAAGAGATTGGAAATTTTACCACCTGACTACAAGGCCAACTATACAAATGCCTTAGTTCCTGGTGAAGAACCTGCTGAGACTGTTGATCCCACCGAAGCACAAAGATTAATGGCAGTCCACCAAGAAGAAGTCAGAAAGAATGGTGGATTCCACAGACTTGCCATTTAA
- a CDS encoding uncharacterized protein (PKUD0C00180; similar to Saccharomyces cerevisiae YOR153W (PDR5) and YDR406W (PDR15); ancestral locus Anc_5.500): MSTSSASSNGKYETFSMAETGKENKTEFENNADEDELSENISNIYRAITHETEFNASNGKDSDPILKRLSTLSKTLSTMNAESMKSFKINENDFDLKAILEFMARGNLRNGIQKKNCEVVFKDLTITGKNTSASVVKDVSDVFFPFYSLIRNRRERKKNSFDFKKLPKSRNIVKGASGYLEAGSMTLVLGRPGAGCSSLLKILSGETKTYTGYEGEIFYGGIPSEEMFKKHTDQLIYNPELDVHFPFLTVEQTLNFAIGCKTPVVRLNNISRKEYINVIKDLYLTVFGLKHVEKTLVGNDFVRGISGGQRKRVSIAEAMVTRGTVFCYDNATRGLDASTALEFVEALRTSTNITENTSVVTIYQASENIYQLFDYVTVLYLGRQIYFGPIGEAVGYFNRMGYHKPERQTSSEFLTAVTDPLARHIKPGFDISRVPQTADEFEEYWKNSPEYAKLLKTVDEKIKIADSKETEMVFNSVRETEKQRWTSSTSPYTINFPQQLKLCCQRRFQNIVNNKAYTLTLMFAATFQSLIIGSLFYNTPQTTIGAFSRGGVLFFSCLYFCIMALAEIAALFMDKPILNKQISYTMYRPSAELLAKQMVSYPVRLIAITSFSLILYFLTNMKRQPGAYFIYFLFINLVVPTITSLFTLLASLMPNVAAANGISGLTMMSMVVYSSYMIQRPNMHWWFKWFSYCNPVLYAFEAMILNEFHGRVMPCAESQLIPHGPSYSNINQLTNQVCGFVGAAESKELYGGKNDVDGMIYLKLAFQYVYPHLWRNLGIMFAFLCGYLTLNVILVEIYNPISASADKLLFVHGARIPSSLLDAIGFSETNDNDLEAQTVLKEKGDIQIETDVVVSQSSHDGVNERLGSQDILMWKNVDYVVPYEGEARKLLENVQGYVLPGTLTALMGESGAGKTTLLNVLSRRVDVGVVSGDMLINGKPIDSSFERRTGYVQQQDLHIAELTVRESLIFSARLRRPHSVPDKEKIDYVDEVIRILRMEEYSDSIVGAAGYGLNVEQRKKLSIATEMVAKPSLLLFLDEPTSGLDSQSSWAIVQVLKDLARAGQAILCTIHQPSATLFEEFDRLLLLKTGGQTVYFGEIGENSSTLLDYFEKQGARKCLPSENPAEYILEAIGAGSISTTENWYEKWCQSEEYIKVTKDIEQLIEETSKLPSVDNSELHTKFAAPYYVQFREVLKRTFLQFYRGLQYIMAKFILFLLAGLVVGFTFWNSKHNASGMQDVMFACLLAVIIASPMMNQIQAKAIASRQLYEVRESKSNTFHWSLLMISQFLTEIPFCVCFSTIYFICWYFPIQLDNSASRCGMWWFTYCIFFQIYYISFSLTIVYAAPDLPSANVLTGLGWSFVIAFCGVLQNPHLLPGFWKFMWRLSPLTYFVDNFLSLVLHERKVTCSATEYNYLQPPSGSTCGEYLQSYFLDNSGYVDNPNATADCAVCQYASGDEYLKTVGMSYSHRWRNVGFFCVYICFNLCAMMSLHYFFRIRKYSLKTPFVLLAKNFQRK; encoded by the coding sequence ATGTCAACGAGTAGTGCTTCGAGCAACGGAAAATACGAAACATTCTCTATGGCGGAAACTgggaaagaaaataaaactgaatttgaaaataatgcAGATGAAGACGAGCTTAGTGAAAACATCAGCAACATCTACAGGGCAATCACACATGAAACAGAATTCAATGCCAGCAACGGCAAAGATAGTGATCCAATTCTGAAGAGACTCTCCACGCTCTCCAAGACTTTATCCACCATGAATGCAGAAAGCATGAAATCTTTTAAAATTAATGAGAATGACTTTGACTTGAAAGCTATTTTAGAGTTCATGGCTCGTGGGAATCTTAGGAATGGtattcaaaagaaaaattgtGAGGTCGTATTTAAGGATTTAACGATCACCGGTAAAAATACATCTGCTTCTGTCGTTAAGGATGTTTCTGATGtctttttccctttttaCTCTTTGATTAGAAACAGAagagaaaggaaaaagaactcctttgatttcaagaaactgccaaaatcaagaaacaTCGTTAAGGGCGCCTCTGGTTATTTGGAAGCGGGTTCAATGACGTTGGTTCTTGGTAGACCAGGAGCTGGATGTTCCTCATTATTAAAGATACTCTCTGGTGAAACAAAAACGTATACCGGCTATGAAGGCGAAATCTTTTATGGTGGCATCCCTTCAGAAGAAATGTTCAAAAAACACACGGATCAATTAATTTACAATCCAGAACTGGACGTTCATTTCCCATTCTTAACGGTGGAACAAACTTTGAACTTTGCGATTGGGTGTAAGACACCTGTCGTTAGACTCAATAACATCTCGAGAAAAGAATACATCAATGTTATTAAAGACTTATATTTAACTGTGTTTGGTTTAAAACACGTTGAAAAAACCCTTGTTGGTAACGATTTTGTAAGGGGTATTTCCGGAggtcaaagaaaaagagtTTCTATTGCTGAAGCTATGGTGACTAGGGGTACTGTGTTTTGCTATGATAACGCTACAAGAGGCTTGGATGCGTCAACTGCCCTAGAGTTTGTTGAGGCCTTAAGAACCTCTACGAACATCACAGAGAACACATCCGTTGTTACCATATACCAAGCTTCGGAGAATATCTACCAACTGTTTGACTACGTTACAGTTCTTTATCTTGGTCGTCAAATTTACTTTGGCCCCATAGGCGAAGCGGTTGGTTATTTCAACCGAATGGGCTATCACAAACCTGAAAGACAAACTTCATCTGAATTTCTAACCGCTGTCACTGACCCTCTTGCAAGACACATCAAGCCAGGATTTGACATATCCAGAGTTCCGCAGACTGCCGATGAATTCGAAgaatattggaaaaactCTCCGGAGTATGCAAAGCTGCTAAAaactgttgatgaaaaaataaaaattgcAGACTCAAAGGAAACTGAAATGGTTTTCAATAGCGTTAGAGAAACCGAGAAACAAAGATGGACCTCTTCTACGTCTCCTTATACAATCAATTTTCCTCAACAATTGAAGCTTTGCTGTCAAAGGAGATTTCAGAATATAGTCAATAATAAAGCATATACTCTCACGCTTATGTTTGCTGCCACATTTCAGTCGTTGATTATTGGATCACTTTTCTACAACACTCCACAGACTACTATTGGTGCCTTTTCTAGAGGTggtgttttatttttttcttgcctttatttttgtattatGGCATTGGCGGAAATTGCAGCATTGTTTATGGATAAGCCAATACTAAATAAACAAATTTCCTACACCATGTACCGTCCTTCTGCAGAACTCTTGGCTAAACAGATGGTTTCTTATCCCGTCCGTTTGATTGCAATTACcagtttttcattgataCTTTATTTTCTAACCAACATGAAAAGGCAGCCAGGTgcatattttatttatttcttgtttatCAACCTGGTTGTCCCAACAATCACATCATTATTTACATTGCTTGCTTCTTTGATGCCTAATGTTGCGGCTGCCAATGGTATTAGCGGTCTTACTATGATGTCCATGGTGGTTTATTCTTCTTATATGATTCAAAGACCAAATATGCACTGGTGGTTCAAATGGTTCTCTTATTGTAACCCCGTTCTATATGCCTTTGAGgcaatgattttgaatgaGTTTCACGGCCGTGTTATGCCTTGTGCTGAAAGTCAATTAATTCCACATGGGCCATCATATTCTAATATTAACCAACTAACAAATCAAGTGTGTGGGTTTGTTGGAGCTGCTGAGTCGAAGGAACTTTATGGTGGTAAAAATGATGTTGACGGTATGATTTACTTGAAGCTTGCATTCCAGTACGTTTACCCTCATTTATGGAGAAACTTGGGTATTATGTTTGCATTTTTGTGTGGCTATTTGACATTGAACGTTATTTTGGTGGAAATCTACAATCCAATTTCAGCATCTGCCGACaagttgttgtttgttCACGGAGCAAGGATTCCCTCTTCTCTTCTCGATGCAATTGGTTTTTCGGAGACTAATGACAATGACTTGGAAGCGCAAACAGTGCTTAAGGAAAAGGGTGACATTCAAATCGAGACTGATGTTGTGGTATCTCAGTCATCACACGATGGCGTAAATGAGCGATTAGGCTCACAAGATATCTTGATGTGGAAGAATGTTGATTATGTGGTTCCTTATGAAGGAGAGGCTAGGAAGTTGCTAGAAAATGTCCAAGGTTATGTTTTGCCAGGTACTTTGACTGCATTGATGGGTGAATCTGGAGCGGGCAAAACTACATTGTTGAATGTGTTATCCAGGCGTGTTGATGTCGGCGTTGTTAGTGGTGATATGTTGATAAATGGTAAACCGATCGACTCCTCGTTTGAACGAAGAACCGGTTATGTTCAACAGCAGGATCTTCATATTGCGGAGTTGACTGTTAGAGagtctttgattttcagtGCTAGGTTAAGAAGACCACACAGTGTTCctgataaagaaaagattgaCTATGTTGATGAGGTTATTCGGATTCTACGTATGGAGGAGTACTCCGATTCTATTGTTGGTGCGGCCGGTTATGGCTTAAATGttgaacaaagaaagaaattgtcGATTGCTACAGAAATGGTTGCCAAACCATCTTTGctattatttttggatGAACCTACCTCTGGTTTAGACTCGCAATCATCATGGGCAATTGTTCAAGTTCTGAAAGACCTTGCACGGGCCGGACAGGCAATTTTATGCACAATCCATCAACCTTCGGCCACATTGTTTGAGGAGTTTGATCGGTTATTGCTCTTGAAAACAGGTGGTCAAACCGTCtattttggagaaattggGGAAAATTCAAGTACTTTATTAgactattttgaaaagcaAGGCGCTAGGAAGTGTTTGCCTTCGGAAAATCCAGCTGAATATATTCTTGAAGCTATTGGTGCTGGATCTATATCCACAACCGAAAATTGGTATGAGAAGTGGTGTCAATCCGAGGAGTATATAAAAGTCACTAAGGATATTGAACAACTGATTGAAGAAACGTCAAAGCTTCCATCTGTTGACAACAGCGAGCTACACACCAAATTTGCTGCTCCATACTATGTTCAGTTTCGTGAAGTTCTAAAAAGAACTTTTTTGCAATTCTACAGAGGATTGCAGTATATCATGGCtaagtttattttgtttcttcttgctgGACTAGTTGTTGGTTTCACTTTTTGGAACAGTAAACATAACGCTAGTGGAATGCAAGATGTTATGTTTGCTTGTTTATTGGCTGTTATTATCGCCTCTCCAATGATGAACCAAATCCAAGCTAAGGCTATTGCGTCACGTCAATTATACGAGGTTAGAGAGTCGAAGTCCAACACCTTCCACTGGTCTTTGCTAATGATTTCACAATTCTTGACAGAAATTCCATTTTGCGTTTGTTTCTCCACAATCTACTTCATCTGCTGGTACTTCCCTATTCAACTTGATAACTCTGCTTCTAGGTGTGGTATGTGGTGGTTCACCTATtgtattttcttccaaatatattatatttcattttccctCACAATTGTTTATGCTGCTCCAGATTTACCCTCTGCCAATGTTTTGACTGGTTTGGGGTGGAGTTTTGTTATTGCATTCTGTGgtgttcttcaaaatccTCATTTGTTACCAGGATTTTGGAAGTTTATGTGGAGACTTTCCCCATTGACATACtttgttgataatttcCTATCTCTAGTACTTCATGAGCGTAAAGTTACTTGTTCCGCAACTGAGTATAATTATCTCCAACCTCCAAGCGGGTCTACGTGTGGCgaatatcttcaaagttaTTTCTTAGATAACAGTGGTTATGTTGATAATCCCAATGCGACAGCAGACTGCGCTGTTTGTCAGTATGCTTCTGGTGATGAATACTTAAAGACAGTTGGTATGTCATACAGTCATAGGTGGAGAAACGTTGGGTTTTTCTGTGTTTACATCTGCTTCAACTTATGTGCCATGATGAGTCTTCATTACTTTTTCAGGATCAGAAAATACAGCTTGAAAACTCCCTTTGTCCTATTGGCCAAGAATTTTCAGAGAAAGTAG